A single genomic interval of Streptomyces showdoensis harbors:
- the ettA gene encoding energy-dependent translational throttle protein EttA, whose product MAEYIYTMRKTRKAHGDKVILDDVTLSFLPGAKIGVVGPNGAGKSTVLKIMAGLEQPSNGDAFLAPGYSVGILMQEPKLDESKTVLENVEDGVAEIKGKLDRFNAIAEEMATDYSDALLDEMGKLQEELDYANAWDLDAQLEQAMDALGCPPADWPVNNLSGGEKRRVALCKLLLEAPDLLLLDEPTNHLDAESVNWLEQHLAQYKGTVVAITHDRYFLDNVAEWILELDRGRAIPYEGNYSTYLTKKSERLKVEGKKDEKRAKRLKEELEWVRSNAKGRQAKSKARLARYEEMAAEADKMRKLDFEEIQIPPGPRLGSIVVEVTNLSKAFGDKVLIDDLSFTLPRNGIVGVIGPNGAGKTTLFKMIQGLETPDSGEIKVGETVKISYVDQSRANIDPKKTLWAVVSDELDYINVGQVEMPSRAYVSAFGFKGPDQQKPAGVLSGGERNRLNLALTLKQGGNLLLLDEPTNDLDVETLSSLENALLEFPGAAVVVSHDRWFLDRVATHILAYEGESKWFWFEGNFESYEKNKVERLGPDATRPHRATYKKLTRG is encoded by the coding sequence TTGGCTGAGTACATCTACACCATGCGCAAGACGCGCAAGGCGCACGGCGACAAGGTCATCCTCGATGACGTGACGCTGAGCTTCCTGCCCGGTGCGAAGATCGGTGTGGTCGGCCCGAACGGTGCCGGTAAGTCCACCGTGCTGAAGATCATGGCCGGCTTGGAGCAGCCCTCCAACGGTGACGCGTTCCTCGCGCCCGGCTACTCGGTCGGCATCCTCATGCAGGAGCCGAAGCTCGACGAGTCCAAGACGGTCCTGGAGAACGTCGAGGACGGCGTCGCCGAGATCAAGGGCAAGCTCGACCGGTTCAACGCGATCGCCGAGGAGATGGCGACCGACTACTCCGACGCGCTGCTGGACGAGATGGGCAAGCTCCAGGAGGAGCTGGACTACGCCAACGCCTGGGACCTGGACGCCCAGCTGGAGCAGGCCATGGACGCGCTGGGCTGCCCGCCCGCCGACTGGCCGGTCAACAACCTCTCCGGTGGTGAGAAGCGCCGCGTCGCCCTCTGCAAGCTGCTGCTCGAGGCGCCCGACCTGCTGCTCCTCGACGAGCCCACCAACCACCTCGACGCCGAGTCCGTGAACTGGCTGGAGCAGCACCTCGCCCAGTACAAGGGCACCGTCGTGGCCATCACCCACGACCGGTACTTCCTGGACAACGTCGCCGAGTGGATCCTCGAGCTCGACCGCGGCCGCGCCATCCCGTACGAGGGCAACTACTCGACCTACCTCACCAAGAAGTCCGAGCGGCTCAAGGTCGAGGGCAAGAAGGACGAGAAGCGCGCCAAGCGCCTCAAGGAAGAGCTCGAGTGGGTGCGGTCCAACGCCAAGGGGCGTCAGGCCAAGTCCAAGGCGCGTCTGGCGCGCTACGAGGAGATGGCCGCCGAGGCCGACAAGATGCGGAAGCTGGACTTCGAGGAGATCCAGATCCCGCCGGGCCCGCGTCTGGGCTCGATCGTCGTCGAGGTCACCAACCTCTCCAAGGCCTTCGGCGACAAGGTCCTCATCGACGACCTCAGCTTCACCCTGCCCCGTAACGGCATCGTCGGCGTCATCGGCCCGAACGGCGCCGGCAAGACCACGCTCTTCAAGATGATCCAGGGCCTGGAGACGCCGGACTCCGGCGAGATCAAGGTCGGCGAGACCGTCAAGATCTCGTACGTGGACCAGTCCCGCGCCAACATCGACCCCAAGAAGACGCTGTGGGCCGTCGTCTCCGACGAGCTGGACTACATCAACGTCGGCCAGGTCGAGATGCCGTCCCGCGCCTACGTCTCCGCGTTCGGCTTCAAGGGCCCGGACCAGCAGAAGCCGGCCGGTGTGCTCTCCGGCGGTGAGCGCAACCGCCTCAACCTCGCGCTCACCCTCAAGCAGGGCGGCAACCTGCTGCTCCTCGACGAGCCGACCAACGACCTGGACGTCGAGACCCTGTCCTCGCTGGAGAACGCGCTCCTGGAGTTCCCGGGTGCCGCGGTGGTCGTCTCCCACGACCGCTGGTTCCTGGACCGAGTCGCCACGCACATCCTGGCGTACGAGGGCGAGTCCAAGTGGTTCTGGTTCGAGGGCAACTTCGAGTCCTACGAGAAGAACAAGGTCGAGCGGCTCGGCCCGGACGCCACCCGTCCGCACCGCGCCACCTACAAGAAGCTCACCCGGGGCTGA
- a CDS encoding Cys-Gln thioester bond-forming surface protein produces the protein MFSARRRGVARLAAATLVSGLVAAGTIAIAGPAMADEISTGGAAATLSTSVVEGGDIAIEVRGETDTVRGGLFNLEVKGGGSLKAYCIDLFTGTKVGTSYKEVGWDESTLHNNKNAGKIRWILQHSYPEVNDLAALASKANAKSLTNDDAAAATQAAIWHFSDNVKTAPKDADANALTEYLVAEAEKAPDQEEPKASLSVSPTSIGGKAGGRLGPAKVTTNAAAGVTKVSLSADAPQGVKVVDKAGKAITSVSNGDELYLDVPAGTGDGSAKVNLQSTTKVSIGRVFASTTEKRRQTLILAGSSDSTVTAQIDATWAKQGAVPAVDFKENCAKGGVDITVSNKGDEDWTFELKGQTYKIAPGASETITVPVAEDEAYKFTITGPNEFEKVIEGVLDCKTATPGPKPSETPSGTPSPSETPATGGTTGSTGSTTGGGDLAETGGSSATPMIAGVAVALVVVGGGAVFFLRKKKAAGH, from the coding sequence ATGTTTTCTGCACGGAGGCGCGGCGTTGCCCGCCTTGCCGCCGCGACTCTGGTCTCCGGCCTCGTCGCGGCCGGGACCATAGCCATCGCCGGTCCGGCGATGGCCGACGAGATCAGCACGGGCGGTGCGGCGGCGACGCTGAGCACGTCCGTTGTCGAAGGCGGCGACATCGCCATCGAGGTCAGGGGGGAGACCGACACCGTCCGCGGTGGTCTCTTCAACCTCGAGGTCAAGGGTGGCGGCTCGCTCAAGGCCTACTGCATCGACCTGTTCACCGGGACCAAGGTGGGTACGTCGTACAAGGAGGTCGGCTGGGACGAGTCGACGCTCCACAACAACAAGAACGCCGGCAAGATCCGCTGGATCCTGCAGCACTCGTACCCCGAGGTGAACGACCTCGCCGCGCTGGCCTCCAAGGCCAATGCCAAGAGCCTGACCAACGACGACGCCGCGGCGGCGACCCAGGCGGCGATCTGGCACTTCTCGGACAACGTGAAGACCGCGCCCAAGGATGCCGACGCCAACGCGCTGACGGAGTACCTCGTCGCCGAGGCCGAGAAGGCGCCGGACCAGGAGGAGCCCAAGGCTTCCCTCAGCGTCTCGCCGACCTCCATCGGCGGCAAGGCCGGTGGCCGCCTCGGCCCCGCGAAGGTCACCACCAACGCGGCCGCGGGTGTCACCAAGGTGTCCCTGTCCGCCGACGCCCCGCAGGGCGTCAAGGTGGTCGACAAGGCCGGCAAGGCCATCACCTCGGTCAGCAACGGTGACGAGCTGTACCTCGATGTTCCGGCCGGCACCGGTGACGGTTCCGCCAAGGTGAACCTGCAGTCCACCACCAAGGTCTCCATCGGCCGTGTGTTCGCCAGCACCACCGAGAAGCGGCGCCAGACGCTGATCCTCGCGGGCAGCAGCGACTCCACGGTCACCGCGCAGATCGACGCGACCTGGGCCAAGCAGGGCGCTGTCCCTGCGGTCGACTTCAAGGAGAACTGCGCCAAGGGTGGCGTGGACATCACCGTCTCCAACAAGGGTGACGAGGACTGGACCTTCGAGCTGAAGGGCCAGACCTACAAGATCGCCCCCGGCGCCTCCGAGACGATCACCGTCCCGGTCGCCGAGGACGAGGCCTACAAGTTCACCATCACGGGCCCGAACGAGTTCGAGAAGGTCATCGAGGGCGTCCTCGACTGCAAGACGGCCACCCCCGGCCCGAAGCCGTCCGAGACCCCGTCCGGCACCCCCTCGCCGTCCGAGACCCCGGCCACCGGTGGCACCACGGGCTCGACCGGCTCCACGACCGGTGGCGGCGACCTCGCCGAGACCGGTGGCTCCAGCGCCACCCCGATGATCGCCGGCGTTGCCGTCGCGCTCGTCGTGGTCGGCGGCGGCGCGGTCTTCTTCCTCCGTAAGAAGAAGGCTGCCGGTCACTGA
- a CDS encoding GTPase, producing the protein MGGEGERGRAAGSGRERWDDGLIARRAAERAAPAGAEDAGAARDEDEEADGLPPLGGVYGGSLRTRLDALHELVGLSRTRVENDALAEAGRVLDEAAARQRLSARHTVVAIAGATGSGKSTLFNALAGVPVSDTGLRRPTTSAPIALSWSEGAAGLLDRLGIPGRLRRRPLAGGAGDADLQGLVLIDLPDHDSAVTAHRDQVDRLLGLVDAVIWVVDPEKYADAALHERYLRPLAGHAEITFVVLNQTDRLGTEAADLVLDDLRRLLDEDGMALGEHGEPGATVLALSALTGDGVPELRELLGRFVLDRTAPERRLSADVDAAAARLRPVYVADGRPGLGERAREEFADRLALAVGAQAAGEAAERVWRRGAIRACGTPWLRLYRWYERVRAHGSTDPRLENPVEDELTARQRVEQAVRTVSDEAARGLPGPWAHAVREAALRGADGLPEALDELTVSMGDPAARPPRPAWWPAAVFAQVVMTCLQIFGALWLVAQIVGVVEPLLWPPVLIMIVGIVGGPLVEWACAAAVRGPARRYGQEAERRLREAAAACGRARVLDPIAAELMRYREVREQYVTASGATRVASRIGGTRIGGTRLGPTRRTGAARTR; encoded by the coding sequence GTGGGCGGGGAGGGGGAGCGGGGGCGCGCCGCCGGTTCCGGGCGCGAGCGCTGGGACGACGGGCTGATCGCGCGCCGGGCCGCCGAACGGGCCGCGCCCGCGGGCGCGGAGGACGCCGGCGCGGCGCGCGACGAGGACGAGGAAGCCGACGGGCTGCCGCCGCTCGGCGGGGTCTACGGCGGGTCACTGCGCACCCGCCTGGACGCGCTCCACGAGCTCGTCGGCCTCTCCCGCACCCGGGTCGAGAACGACGCCCTCGCCGAGGCCGGCCGGGTGCTCGACGAGGCCGCGGCGCGGCAGCGGCTCTCCGCGCGGCACACCGTCGTCGCCATCGCCGGGGCGACCGGCAGCGGCAAGTCGACCCTCTTCAACGCCCTGGCCGGCGTGCCCGTCTCCGACACCGGACTGCGCCGCCCCACCACCTCCGCGCCGATCGCCCTCAGCTGGTCCGAGGGCGCCGCGGGACTCCTCGACCGGCTCGGCATCCCCGGGCGGTTGCGGCGCAGGCCGCTCGCGGGCGGGGCGGGCGACGCCGATCTGCAGGGGCTCGTCCTCATCGACCTGCCCGACCACGACTCGGCCGTCACCGCGCACCGCGACCAGGTGGACCGGCTGCTCGGCCTGGTGGACGCGGTGATCTGGGTGGTGGACCCCGAGAAGTACGCGGACGCCGCCCTGCACGAGCGGTACCTGCGGCCGCTCGCCGGTCACGCCGAGATCACTTTCGTCGTCCTCAACCAGACCGACCGGCTCGGCACCGAGGCCGCCGACCTCGTCCTCGACGACCTGCGCCGGCTGCTCGACGAGGACGGCATGGCCCTCGGCGAGCACGGCGAGCCCGGCGCGACGGTCCTCGCCCTGTCCGCGCTGACCGGGGACGGGGTGCCGGAACTGCGCGAGCTGCTCGGCCGGTTCGTGCTGGACCGCACCGCGCCCGAGCGGCGCCTGTCCGCCGACGTGGACGCCGCCGCGGCCCGGCTGCGCCCGGTGTACGTGGCGGACGGGCGGCCCGGTCTGGGGGAGCGGGCCCGGGAGGAGTTCGCCGACCGGCTCGCGCTCGCGGTCGGCGCCCAGGCCGCGGGCGAGGCCGCCGAACGCGTCTGGCGGCGCGGCGCCATCCGCGCCTGCGGCACGCCGTGGCTGCGGCTGTACCGCTGGTACGAGCGGGTCCGCGCGCACGGCAGTACGGACCCGCGGCTGGAGAACCCGGTCGAGGACGAGCTGACGGCGCGGCAGCGGGTCGAGCAGGCGGTGCGGACCGTCTCCGACGAGGCCGCGCGCGGACTGCCCGGGCCGTGGGCGCACGCGGTGCGGGAGGCGGCGCTGCGGGGCGCCGACGGACTGCCGGAGGCGCTGGACGAACTGACCGTGTCCATGGGCGATCCGGCGGCCCGTCCGCCGCGTCCCGCGTGGTGGCCGGCGGCGGTCTTCGCGCAGGTGGTGATGACCTGTCTGCAGATCTTCGGCGCGCTGTGGCTGGTGGCCCAGATCGTCGGCGTCGTGGAGCCCCTGCTGTGGCCGCCGGTGCTGATCATGATCGTCGGGATCGTCGGCGGTCCGCTGGTGGAGTGGGCCTGCGCAGCGGCGGTACGGGGCCCTGCCCGGCGCTACGGCCAGGAGGCCGAACGACGCCTGCGCGAGGCGGCGGCCGCGTGCGGCAGGGCGCGGGTGCTCGACCCGATCGCGGCGGAGCTGATGCGCTATCGGGAGGTGCGCGAGCAGTACGTGACGGCGTCGGGCGCGACGCGGGTGGCGAGCCGGATCGGCGGGACGCGGATCGGGGGGACGCGGCTCGGCCCGACGAGGAGGACGGGCGCGGCGAGGACGCGGTGA
- a CDS encoding ABC transporter ATP-binding protein, protein MTTSTGTTTTLEELERRATAHRDRPSYGHDALIACDRLVRIFTTDGVEVQALQGLDLLVKEGELMALVGASGSGKSTLMNILAGLDVPTAGAAKVAGCDLLAMDGKARLRYRREVVGFVWQQTARNLLPYLTAAQNIALPMQLAGSSKKKAQRAEELLAMLGISEIRDRRPSQLSGGQQQRVAIAVALANHPSVLLADEPTGELDSATGEQVFAAFRRANEELGTTIVIVTHDQAVATEVRRTVAIRDGRTSSEVLRRTEIDAEGQESVVAREYAMLDRAGRLQLPAEYTEALGMEHRVALELEQDHIGVWPDDAAR, encoded by the coding sequence ATGACCACGTCGACGGGTACGACCACCACGCTCGAAGAGCTGGAACGACGGGCGACGGCGCACCGCGACCGGCCCTCGTACGGTCATGACGCGCTGATCGCCTGCGACCGGCTGGTCCGCATCTTCACCACCGACGGGGTGGAGGTGCAGGCCCTGCAGGGCCTCGACCTGCTGGTCAAGGAGGGCGAGCTGATGGCCCTCGTCGGGGCCTCGGGCTCGGGCAAGTCGACCCTGATGAACATCCTGGCCGGCCTCGACGTGCCCACCGCGGGCGCGGCGAAGGTCGCGGGCTGCGACCTGCTCGCCATGGACGGCAAGGCCCGGCTGCGCTACCGCCGCGAGGTCGTCGGCTTCGTCTGGCAGCAGACCGCCCGCAACCTGCTCCCCTATCTGACGGCGGCCCAGAACATCGCGCTGCCGATGCAGTTGGCGGGCAGCTCCAAGAAGAAGGCGCAGCGCGCCGAGGAGCTCCTCGCCATGCTCGGCATCTCGGAGATCCGCGACCGGCGCCCGAGCCAGCTGTCCGGCGGTCAGCAGCAGCGGGTCGCCATCGCGGTCGCGCTCGCCAACCACCCGTCCGTGCTGCTCGCCGACGAGCCGACCGGTGAGCTGGACTCGGCCACCGGCGAGCAGGTCTTCGCCGCCTTCCGGCGGGCCAACGAGGAGCTGGGCACCACGATCGTGATCGTCACCCACGACCAGGCGGTCGCCACCGAGGTGCGCCGCACGGTCGCCATCCGCGACGGCCGCACCTCCTCCGAGGTGCTGCGGCGCACCGAGATCGACGCGGAGGGCCAGGAGTCGGTGGTGGCCCGCGAGTACGCGATGCTCGACCGGGCCGGGCGGCTCCAGCTGCCCGCGGAGTACACCGAGGCGCTGGGCATGGAGCACCGGGTGGCGCTGGAGCTGGAGCAGGACCACATCGGGGTGTGGCCGGACGACGCGGCCCGCTGA
- a CDS encoding GNAT family N-acetyltransferase: MLLTVDAELPGPELNALFRASWPGHRDTDFGPVLARRLVHVTARRDGRLVGYVNVAGDGGAHAFVLDTTVHPDERRKGLGVALVRAAAEAARERGAHWLHVDYEPHLTGFYEQCGFRPTAAGLMALTGDA, translated from the coding sequence GTGCTCCTCACCGTCGACGCCGAACTCCCCGGCCCCGAGCTCAACGCGCTCTTCCGCGCCTCCTGGCCCGGCCACCGGGACACCGACTTCGGCCCGGTCCTCGCCCGCCGCCTGGTCCACGTCACCGCGCGCCGGGACGGACGGCTCGTCGGCTACGTGAACGTCGCCGGCGACGGCGGCGCGCACGCCTTCGTGCTCGACACCACCGTCCACCCCGACGAGCGCCGCAAGGGGCTCGGGGTCGCCCTGGTCAGGGCCGCCGCCGAGGCCGCCCGGGAGCGCGGGGCGCACTGGCTGCACGTCGACTACGAACCGCACCTCACCGGCTTCTACGAGCAGTGCGGCTTCCGGCCCACGGCGGCCGGCCTCATGGCGCTGACCGGCGACGCCTGA
- a CDS encoding dynamin family protein encodes MDERPQLIDALSALRDRVAAVRLPLPLPGAPRARQTRAELLAQLDDYLVPRLRDPDAPLLAVVGGSTGAGKSTLVNSLVGRRVSEAGVLRPTTRTPVLVCHPEDHHWFAGMRVLPQLTRVWLPQQDDEHGHPAEEPEEENSLRVETAATLPRGLALLDAPDIDSLVVENRLLAAELICAADIWVMVTTASRYADAVPWHLLRTAKEYDATLVTVLDRVPHQVIGEVSRQYEALLDKAGLGDLPRFTIPELPESAGGGSGLLPDTAVAPLRGWLAHCAQDPAARQQAVGRTAAGVIDSLDTRMPELAGAVAAQYAAAVRLGGAVEGAYGEQGRRVREQVRRGAVLAGDARTRWRGYPRDSTAEELLDALVESLAALVQCAVAAADERVRDAWHREPAAGALAPADRTGPGKDAGERIGVTVRRWRRVLEETVEEEVRGMERPAASRGSGRGSGRASGRGRGATAAAPDSETLTALLAAVLLGGRRTRAAGDRLAELLGAQGALLLRDKGGELLRTYLDRALNTERDRRLAPLDALDVTPEPQAELIAALSVLQKEK; translated from the coding sequence TTGGACGAACGGCCTCAGCTGATCGACGCACTCTCCGCCCTGCGCGACCGAGTCGCCGCCGTGCGCCTCCCCCTCCCCCTCCCGGGCGCCCCCCGGGCCCGCCAGACCCGGGCCGAGCTGCTCGCCCAGCTCGACGACTATCTGGTGCCCCGTCTCAGAGATCCCGACGCCCCGCTGCTCGCCGTCGTCGGCGGCTCCACCGGGGCCGGCAAGTCCACCCTCGTCAACTCGCTGGTGGGCCGCCGGGTCAGCGAGGCCGGCGTGCTGCGGCCGACCACCCGCACGCCCGTCCTGGTCTGCCACCCCGAGGACCACCACTGGTTCGCCGGCATGCGCGTGCTGCCCCAGCTCACCCGCGTCTGGCTGCCCCAGCAGGACGACGAGCACGGGCACCCGGCCGAGGAGCCCGAGGAGGAGAACTCCCTGCGCGTCGAGACCGCCGCCACCCTGCCCCGCGGCCTCGCCCTCCTCGACGCCCCCGACATCGACTCCCTCGTCGTCGAGAACCGGCTCCTCGCCGCCGAGTTGATCTGCGCCGCCGACATCTGGGTGATGGTCACCACCGCCTCCCGGTACGCCGACGCCGTCCCCTGGCACCTGCTCCGTACCGCCAAGGAGTACGACGCCACCCTCGTCACCGTCCTCGACCGCGTCCCCCACCAGGTCATCGGCGAGGTCTCCCGCCAGTACGAGGCCCTGCTCGACAAGGCCGGACTCGGCGACCTGCCCCGGTTCACCATCCCGGAGCTGCCCGAGTCCGCGGGCGGCGGCAGCGGGCTGCTGCCCGACACCGCCGTCGCCCCGCTGCGCGGCTGGCTCGCCCACTGCGCCCAGGACCCGGCCGCCCGTCAGCAGGCCGTCGGCCGCACCGCCGCCGGCGTCATCGACTCGCTCGACACCCGCATGCCCGAGCTCGCCGGCGCCGTCGCCGCCCAGTACGCGGCGGCCGTACGGCTCGGCGGCGCCGTCGAGGGCGCGTACGGCGAACAGGGGCGGCGGGTCCGCGAACAGGTGCGCCGCGGCGCCGTCCTGGCCGGCGACGCCCGTACCCGCTGGCGCGGCTACCCCCGCGACAGCACGGCCGAGGAGCTCCTCGACGCCCTCGTCGAATCCCTCGCCGCCCTCGTCCAGTGCGCCGTCGCCGCGGCCGACGAGCGGGTGCGCGACGCCTGGCACCGCGAACCCGCGGCCGGCGCGCTCGCCCCCGCCGACCGGACCGGTCCCGGCAAGGACGCGGGCGAGCGGATCGGCGTGACCGTACGGCGGTGGCGGCGCGTCCTGGAGGAGACGGTCGAGGAGGAGGTACGGGGGATGGAACGCCCGGCCGCCTCGCGGGGATCGGGCCGGGGCTCCGGCCGGGCGTCCGGCCGTGGGCGCGGGGCCACCGCCGCGGCGCCCGACAGCGAGACCCTCACCGCCCTCCTCGCCGCCGTCCTCCTCGGCGGGCGCCGCACCCGCGCCGCGGGCGACCGCCTCGCCGAACTGCTCGGCGCCCAGGGCGCCCTGCTCCTCCGCGACAAGGGCGGCGAACTCCTCCGTACGTACCTCGACCGCGCCCTGAACACCGAACGCGACCGGCGTCTCGCGCCCCTCGACGCCCTCGACGTGACCCCCGAGCCGCAGGCCGAGCTGATCGCCGCGCTCTCCGTACTGCAGAAGGAGAAGTGA
- a CDS encoding acyl-CoA thioesterase has protein sequence MARHLYSCPLRWSDMDAFGHVNNVVFLRYLEEARIDFMFRLAPGNGSPSFSGGSVVARHEIDYLRPLVHRHEPVTVESWVTKIGAASLTIAYEIKDPDVTYVRASTVVVPFDLASQRPRRITEEERSFLQEYVDDGMTSAA, from the coding sequence ATGGCGAGACACCTCTACTCCTGCCCCCTGCGCTGGTCGGACATGGACGCCTTCGGGCACGTCAACAACGTCGTCTTCCTGCGGTACCTGGAAGAGGCGCGGATCGACTTCATGTTCCGGCTGGCGCCGGGGAACGGGAGCCCGTCCTTCTCCGGCGGGTCCGTCGTGGCCCGGCACGAGATCGACTACCTGCGCCCGCTGGTCCACCGGCACGAGCCGGTGACCGTCGAGTCCTGGGTCACGAAGATAGGCGCGGCGTCGCTGACGATCGCGTACGAGATCAAGGACCCGGACGTCACGTACGTACGGGCCTCCACGGTCGTCGTGCCCTTCGACCTGGCGTCCCAGCGCCCGCGCCGGATCACCGAGGAGGAGCGTTCGTTCCTCCAGGAGTACGTCGACGACGGGATGACGTCCGCCGCATGA
- a CDS encoding single-stranded DNA-binding protein: MNETTVTLVGNVATNVEYRETLTGGVARFRFAVTARRWDRERALWTDGPTSFYSVSAWRSLGMNVAASVSVGEPLVVHGRLKVREEEHDGRRKTFVDVDAVAVGHDLTRGTAAFRRTVRQNPEASALDAGIPKPPPADLWQTPEPAVDPAVDTVDPAVGPVQVAVIEGVSVDLVTAS, encoded by the coding sequence ATGAACGAGACGACGGTGACGCTGGTCGGCAACGTGGCGACCAATGTGGAGTACCGGGAGACGCTGACGGGAGGGGTGGCCAGATTCCGCTTCGCGGTGACGGCCCGTCGCTGGGACCGTGAAAGGGCGCTCTGGACGGACGGTCCCACCAGTTTTTACTCGGTATCGGCCTGGCGTTCACTGGGGATGAATGTGGCGGCCTCGGTCTCGGTGGGCGAACCGCTGGTGGTGCACGGTCGCCTGAAGGTCCGCGAGGAGGAACACGACGGGCGCCGCAAGACCTTCGTGGACGTCGACGCGGTGGCGGTGGGCCACGACCTGACCCGCGGCACGGCCGCCTTCCGCCGGACGGTCCGCCAGAATCCCGAAGCCTCCGCCCTGGACGCGGGGATTCCGAAACCGCCCCCGGCCGACCTCTGGCAGACCCCGGAACCGGCCGTCGACCCGGCGGTCGATACCGTCGATCCGGCCGTTGGTCCAGTCCAAGTGGCTGTGATTGAGGGGGTATCGGTCGATCTAGTAACCGCGTCCTGA